The genomic interval TAGAACAGTGATTATGAGTGTGGCTTGAAAAAAGATCTATAGTTGAACCTAGGGAACTACCACTTGCAACTAAGAAAATCCAGCAATAGAGGCGGGAGAGAGATAATGAAACTTAAAATAGCACTTTTTGCAGCACTGCCCCTCCTACTGACGACGGCTCCTTTGGTTGCCGCCCCCCCCTGGAGCCAAGGCTATATGGGCTCAGGTTCCAGTCATAACTTCCAGCGCCATAGCGGCAGCCACATCCAAATACGAAATTATAATGTTCCGGGCGGCTATCAAGTACAAATCACTGCCAGCGGCCGCTCTCCTGACAGTATCCGCATATCTGTCCAACCGGGACAGCTGATACTCCAGGAGAGCCGTTCCAATGAGGAACGTCATCACAATCAAGGTAGTAGAGGCTACTTCCACAGCTGGAGCAGTATGAGTCAGCGCATACCTCTACCCAGGGATGCCGATATTGAGGGCATGACACGCCAGAATAGTGAGGGAACCATCACGCTGACAATCCCCCGGCGCCAATATAGGCACTGGTAGGATCGGATCACATTTGACTAGGAGTTGCCGCCCAACAATGAGGGACGTTCCCGGCGACTCCGCGATGAGGCGCTTTTGCGCTGGGGATTGGGCCTCGGCTTGGCCGTACGGTTTCCTGAGGGCCTTTTCACGCCGCCCCCCGGTCTGCCGGCAGCGCTACCTTCGTCCGTCCGGCGATTACCCTCGACCTCTTTACGACCGGTTGACTTCTGTGAGCGGCCTCTTCCGCCACCGGCTCTGGCTCTTTTTGGACGTTGATGATCGCTACGGTTGGAGTTTCTGCCACCCCTGCCGTTCTGAATCGGTTCTGCCTTGATACTGGGATCGGGCTTATAATCATCGAAGACCACTTGGGGAATTTTTCGTTTCAGCAGGCGCTCGATATCCCGCAGCAGTTTCTCCTCATCGATACAGACCAGTGAGATCGCCTCACCCTCGTTACCGGCACGGCCGGTGCGGCCGATGCGGTGCACATAATCTTCCGGCACATTGGGCAGTTCAAAATTGACCACATGGGGAAGTTGATCGATATCGAGGCCACGGGCGGCAATATCTGTCGCTACCAGTATCCGCACATCGCCACTTTTGAAACCGGCCAGCGCGCGGGTGCGTGCGCC from Candidatus Sedimenticola sp. (ex Thyasira tokunagai) carries:
- a CDS encoding Hsp20/alpha crystallin family protein, with the protein product MKLKIALFAALPLLLTTAPLVAAPPWSQGYMGSGSSHNFQRHSGSHIQIRNYNVPGGYQVQITASGRSPDSIRISVQPGQLILQESRSNEERHHNQGSRGYFHSWSSMSQRIPLPRDADIEGMTRQNSEGTITLTIPRRQYRHW